Proteins encoded within one genomic window of Lagenorhynchus albirostris chromosome 9, mLagAlb1.1, whole genome shotgun sequence:
- the CWC15 gene encoding spliceosome-associated protein CWC15 homolog, translated as MTTAARPTFEPARGGRGKGEGDLSQLSKQYSSRDLPSHTKIKYRQTTQDAPEEVRNRDFRRELEERERAAAREKNRDRPTREHTTSSSVSKKPRLDQIPAANLDADDPLTDEEDEDEDFEEESDDDDTAALLAELEKIKKERAEEQARKEQEQKAEEERIRMENILSGNPLLNLTGPSQPQANFKVKRRWDDDVVFKNCAKGVDDQKKDKRFVNDTLRSEFHKKFMEKYIK; from the exons ATGACAACAGCAGCTAGGCCAACTTTTGAACCTGCAAGaggggggagaggaaaaggagaaggtgATTTGAGTCAACTCTCAAAGCAATATTCAAGCAGAGACCTACCCTCTCatacaaagataaaatatag ACAGACCACTCAGGATGCCCCTGAAGAAGTTCGGAACCGTGACTTTAGGAGAGagttggaagagagagagagagctgctgcaagagaaaaaaacagagaccgGCCAACCCGAG AACATACAACCTCCTCTTCAGTGTCAAAGAAGCCTCGGTTGGACCAGATTCCCGCTGCCAACCTCGACGCAGACGACCCTCTAACAGAT GaggaagatgaagatgaagattTTGAAGAGgagagtgatgatgatgatactgcAGCTCTTCTTGCGgagctggaaaaaattaaaaaagaaagagctgaAGAGCAGGCCAGGAAG GAACAAGAACAAAAGGCTGAAGAAGAAAGGATTCGTATGGAAAACATTCTGAGTGGAAACCCTCTCCTTAATCTCACTGGCCCATCCCAACCTCAGGCCAACTTCAAAGTTAAAAGAAG gtggGATGATGATGTTGTTTTCAAGAACTGTGCAAAAGGTGTAGATGAtcagaagaaagacaaaagatTTGTAAATGATACGCTGCGATCTGAATTTCACAAAAAGTTCATggagaaatatattaaatag